The window CCGGCGCCGCGCAGATGGACGGCGCTATCCTCGTCGTCTCGGCTGCCGACGGTCCGATGCCGCAGACCCGCGAGCACATCCTGCTCGCCCGCCAGGTCGGCGTTCCGGCGCTCGTCGTGTTCCTCAACAAGGTCGACATGGTCGACGATGCCGAGTTGATCGAGCTCGTCGAGATGGAGGTGCGCGAGCTCCTCAGCTCCTACCAGTTCCCCGGCGACACCATTCCGATCGTCAAGGGCTCGGCCCTGATGGCGCTCGAGGACAAGAAGCCTGAGCTGGGCCGGAACGCCATCCTCGAGCTGATGAACGCGGTCGATGCGTCGATCCCGCAGCCCGAGCGCCCGATCGATCAGCCGTTCCTGATGCCGATCGAGGACGTGTTCTCGATTTCCGGCCGCGGCACCGTCGTGACCGGCCGTATCGAGCGCGGCATCGTCAAGGTCGGCGAGGAAGTCGAGATCGTCGGCATCAAGGACACGCAGAAGTCGATCGTCACCGGCGTCGAGATGTTCCGCAAGCTGCTCGACCAGGGCCAGGCCGGCGACAACGTCGGCTGCCTGCTGCGCGGCATCGACAAGGAAGCCGTGGAGCGCGGCCAGGTGCTGTGCAAGCCCGGCTCCGTCAAGCCGCACAAGAAGTTCAAGGCCGAGGCCTACATCCTCACCAAGGAAGAGGGTGGCCGCCACACGCCGTTTTTCACCAACTACCGTCCGCAGTTCTACTTCCGGACCACGGACGTGACGGGCGTCGTGACGCTGCCGGCCGGCACCGAAATGGTGATGCCCGGTGACAACGTGACGATCGACGTCGAACTCATCACCCCGATCGCCATGGAGGAGAAGCTGCGCTTCGCCATCCGTGAAGGCGGCCGTACGGTCGGTTCGGGTGTCGTCGCCAAAATCGTCGAGTAAAGGGCAAAAGCCAAGGAAGCGTCCGCGGGCGGGCGCTTCTTTCTTTTGAAAGAGTGCGGGACATGAACGGCCAAAATATTCGCATTCGCCTCAAGGCATTCGATCATCGAATTCTCGATGCCTCGACGCGAGAGATCGTCAACACGGCGAAGCGCACCGGCGCTGAGGTACGCGGACCCATTCCGCTGCCGACGCGCTTTGAGCGGTTCACCGTGAACCGTTCTCCGCACATCGACAAGAAGAGCCGCGATCAGTTCGAGATGCGCACTCACAAGCGTCTTCTCGACATCGTCGACCCGACTCCGCAGACGGTCGATGCACTGATGAAACTCGACTTGGCGGCAGGCGTCGACGTCGAGATCAAGCTCTAAGGGCAATTCGGGCCGGCGGTTGTCGCCAGGCGCCGAGAAATTGAGAAGGAAGGAATGCTCTCATGCGTTCCGGAGTAATTGCACAGAAGGTGGGCATGACCCGCATCTTCACGGACGCTGGGGAACACATCCCGGTGACCGTGCTGAAGCTCGACAACGTGCAGGTTGTCGGTCATCGCACCAACGACAAGAACGGCTACACCGCGCTGCAGTTGGGCGCCGGTACCCGCAAGCCGTCGCGCCTCACCAAGGCCGACCGGCAGAACTTCGCGGTCGCCAAGGTCGAGCCGAAGCGCAAGCTTGTTGAGTTCCGGGTCACCCCCGAGAACCTCATCGACGTGGGCGCCCAGATCACCGCCGACCACTTCGTCCCGGGCCAGTTCGTCGACGTGACGGGCACCAACCAGGGCAAGGGCTTCCAGGGCGCAATGAAGCGCTGGAACTTCGGCGGTCTGCGCGCGACGCACGGCGTGTCGCTCAGCCACCGCAGCCACGGCTCGACCGGTCAGCGCCAGGACCCCGGCAAGGTGTTCAAGGGCAAGAAGATGGCCGGCCACATGGGCTCGGAGCGGGTGACGACGCAGAACCTCGTCGTCGTGAAAACCGACGTGGAGCGCGGCCTCGTCATGGTACGCGGCGCGGTTCCCGGCTCGAAGGGCGGCTGGGTGCTGGTACGCGACGCCGTTCTGAAGCAACCGCACAAGGACGCCCCGCGTCCGGGCGCATTCAAGGCACGCGGCGGCGAAGCTGCCGCTGAGGCGAAGGAGCAGGCGTGATGAAAGCTGATGTCACCACGCTCGCGGCCGCCAAGGCCGGCACGGTCGACCTGGCCGAGGCCATCTTCGGTCTGAAGCCGCGCCCCGACCTCATTCAACGCATGGTCCGCTATCAGCTGGCCAAGCGCCGCGCCGGCACGCATCACGCCCAGGACCGTTCGGAAGTGAACGTCACGGGCAAGAAGATGTACAAGCAGAAGGGTACCGGCGGCGCCCGTCACGGCGACAAGTCGGTGCCGCAGTGGCGCGGCGGCGGCAAGGCGTTCGGGCCCAAGCCGCGCGACCACGCCTTCGAGCTTCCCAAGAAGGTGCGCGCACTGGCGCTGCGCCACGCGCTCTCGGCCAAGCAGGCTGCCGGCGAGCTCGTCGTGCTCGACAAGGCGGAATCGAAAGAGGGCAAGACGCAGGCTCTCCGCGATCAGTTCGCCAAGCTCGAATGGACCAACGTGCTGATCATCGACGGCGCCGAGCTCCAGACCGACTTCGTCCGCGCCGCCCGTAACCTGCCGAACATCGACGTTCTGCCGGTGCAGGGCATCAACGTGTACGACATTCTGCGCCGCCGGAAGCTGGTGCTGACCAAGGCCGCCATCGCCGCGCTCGAGGAGCGCTTCGCTGACGCCGTGAACAATCACGCCGCCGAGGGGAGCAAGTCATGAGCAAGCACCACAGCGCCTATGACGTCATCGTCTCGCCGGTCATCACCGAGAAGTCGACGCTCGTCTCGGAAGCCAACCAGGTGATCTTCAACGTCTCGCCCCGCGCGACGAAGGCGGAGATCAAGGCCGCCATCGAGAGCCTGTTCAAGGTGAAGGTGAAGGCCGTGAATACGCTCGTCCGCAAGGGCAAGCTCAAGACGTTCCGTGGCCATCGTGCCCTGCAGAGCGACGCCAAGAAGGCGATCGTGACGCTGGTCGAGGGTCACCACATCGACATTGCGACGGGCCTCTAAGGATACGGACCGCAGGTAACGACCATGGCACTGAAGACATTCCGCCCAACGACCCCCAGCCTGCGCCAATTGGTGCTGGTGGATCGCTCGCAGCTCTGGAAGGGCGCGCCGATCAAGGTTCTCGTCGAGGGCAAGTCGAAGACCGGCGGCCGTAACAACGACGGCCGTATCACGATGCGCCACATCGGCGGCGGCGCCAAACGGTCGTACCGCATGGTCGACTTCCGCCGTCGCAAGTTCGACGCGCCCGCCAAGGTCGAGCGGATCGAGTACGATCCCAATCGCACCGCCTTCATCGCGCTGATCAAGTACCAGGACGGCGAGCTTGCCTACATCCTGGCGCCGCAGCGTCTTGCTGTCGGTGACCAGGTCGTCTCCGGCGAGAAGGTCGACGTCAAGCCCGGCAACGCCATGCCGCTGGCCGGCATGCCGATCGGCACCATCGTGCACAACGTCGAGCTGAAACCGGGCCGCGGCGGCCAGATCGCGCGTTCCGCCGGCGCCTTCGTGCAGCTCGTCGGCCGCGACAGCGGCTGGGCCGTGCTGAAGCTGAATTCCGGCGAGACGCGCCGCGTGCGCGCCGAGTGCATGGCGACCATCGGCGCCGTGTCGAACCCCGACCATTCGAACGAAGTGACGGCCAAGGCCGGCCGGACACGCTGGAAGGGCACTCGCCCGACCGTGCGCTCCATCACCATGAACCCGATCGACCACCCGAACGGTGGCCGCACCAACGGCGGCAAGCACTGGGCGACCCCGTGGGGCAAGCCGACCAAGGGCTACAAGACGCGCAAGAACAAGTCGACCGACAAGTACATCATTCGCAGCCGTGCGGCGAAGAAGAAGTAGCCGGCGGCTACGAGGAGACAGGTTATGACACGTGCAGTTTGGAAAGGTCCGTTCGTCGACGGCTACCTCCTCAAGAAGGCGGAGAAGGTGCGCTCGTCGGGCCGTAGCGAGATCATCAAGATGTGGAGCCGCCGCTCGACGATCCTGCCGCAGTTCGTCGGTCTGACGTTCGGCGTGCACAACGGGCACAAGCACGTTCCGGTCGCGGTGACCGAGGACATGATCGGGCACAAGTTCGGCGAGTTCGCTCCCACCCGCATGTTCCACGGTCACGGCGGCGACAAGAAAGCCACTAAGGGCAGATAAGGCGAAGGCGGAAGTACTATGGGCAAGCCCAAACGCGAGCGCAGCCTCTCCGACAGCGAGGCGCAGGCCGTGGCAAGAAACCTCCGGGTTTCTCCGCGCAAGCTGAACCTTGTCGCCGGTCTGATCCGCGGCAAGCCGGTTGATGCGGCGATCGCCGATCTCGAGTTCTCGCGCAAGCGCATCGCGCAGGACGTGAAGAAGTGCGTGATGTCGGCCGTTGCCAATGCCGAGAACAACCACGGCCTCGACGTCAACGAGCTCGTCGTCTCGGAGGCGTTCGTCGGCAAGAATTTGATCATGCGCCGCTTCGCGGCCCGCGGTCGCGGCCGCGCCTCATCGATCACCAAGCCGTTCTCGCAGATCACCGTCATCGTTCGCCAGAAGGCGGAAGAAGAGGGTGAGAAGCCAGCGAGGAAGAAGTCGAAGGCAGCCGGCAAGCCCGCCGCCAAGGAAGCCAAGGGCGGCGCCAAGAAACCGGCTGCAGCAGCCAAGAAGAGCGGCAAGGCCAAGCCGGCCGCGAAGGAGACCGCATAATGGGTCAGAAGGTCAATCCGATCGGCCTGCGCGTCGGCGTCAACCGCACCTGGGACAGCCGCTGGTTCGCTGGCCGCGGCGAGTACGGCCGGTTGCTGCACGAAGACATGCGCATGCGTGATCACATCATGCAGCAGCGCCGCCAGGCGGGCATCTCCAAGGTCGTCATCGAGCGCCCGCACAAGAAGTGCCGCGTCACCGTGCACACGGCGCGCCCGGGCGTCCTGATCGGCAAGAAGGGCGCCGACATCGAGAAGCTGCGCGGCCAGCTCGCCCGCTTCACGAGCTCGGAAGTGCATCTCAACATCGTCGAGATCCGCAAGCCGGAGATCGACGCTGCGCTGGTCGCCGAGACCATCGCTCAACAGCTCGAGCGCCGCGTCGCTTTCCGCCGCGCCATGAAGCGCTCGGTGCAGTCGGCGCTCCGCCTCGGTGCACTCGGCATTCGTATCAACGTCGCCGGCCGCCTCGGCGGCGCGGAGATCGCCCGCACGGAGTGGTACCGCGAGGGCCGCGTGCCGCTGCACACGCTGCGCGCCGATATCGATTTCGGCTACGGCATTGCCAAGACGGCCTACGGCATCATCGGCATCAAGGTTTGGATCTTCAAGGGCGAGATCATGGAGCACGACCCCATGGCCTCGGAGAAGAAGAACACCGAGCTGCAGGAGACCGGCGGCGGACGTCCGCGGCGTGACGGCGACCGCGATCGCGGTGACCGTGGCGATCGCGGAGGCGATCGTGGCCGTGAGCGCCGAGAGGCAGCGGCTGCCGCCGCGGCACCGGCCGGCGACGGCGCGGAAAAGGCTTAAGCCAGCGCGATGCGCTGACAAGGACGGAAAGTTATGCTGCAGCCCAAAAAGACGAAATTCCGCAAGACCTTCAAGGGTCGCATCCATGGCGCGGCCAAGGGTGGCACGGACCTCAACTTCGGCTCGCACGGACTGAAGGCGGTCGAGCCCGAGCGGGTCACCGCGCGCCAGATCGAAGCGGCCCGCCGCGCCATCACGCGGCACATGAAGCGCGCCGGACGCGTGTGGATCCGCATCTTTCCCGATGTGCCGGTGACGAAGAAGCCGGCCGAAGTCCGCATGGGCTCCGGCAAGGGCTCGATCGAGTACTGGTGCGCGAGGGTCAAGCCGGGCCGCATCATGTTCGAACTGGACGGCGTGCCGGATGCGCTGGCACGCGAGGCATTGGTACTCGGGGCGGCGAAGCTGCCGATCAAGACGCGTATCGTGACGCGAGTTGGCTGAGCTTAAAGGATTGGACGAGGAATTAAGGCGATGAAGGCGGACGGGTTTCGAGACATGACTCTCGACCAGCTGGATGACCAGCTGCAGAAGCTCAAGAAGGAGCAGTTCAACCTGCGCTTCCAGCGGGCTTCCGGCCAGCTTGAGAACACCTCGCGCGTGCGCAGCGTACGCCGTGACATCGCTCGCTTGCTGACCGTTGCGCGCTCCAAGCGCGCTGGCGGTGGCAAGAGCGCAGCGAAGGAGTAATTCGAATGCCGAAACGCGTACTGCAGGGCGTGGTCGTCTCCGACAAGAACGACAAGACGGTGGTGGTCGAGGTGGAGCGTCGTTACACGCATCCGCTGTTCAAGAAGACCGTTCGCCGTACGAAGAAGTACCACGCACACGACGAGAAGAACGTGTTCAAGATCGGCGATCGGGTAGAGATCGTCGAGAGCGCGCCGATCTCGAAGAACAAGCGCTGGGTGGTCTTGACCGAGGCCGGTTGAGACCGACGCAGAATGTAGGGCGAAAGCCCGCCGAGGATGAAGGTCCGCCCCAGGGCGGAAGTTGGAAAGGACCAGCGCGATGATCCAGATGGAGACGAATCTCGACGTCGCTGACAATTCGGGCGCGCGCCGCGTTCAGTGCATCAAAGTGCTGGGCGGCTCGAAGCGCAAGTACGCGACTGTGGGCGACGTGATCGTCGTCTCGGTCAAGGAAGCTATTCCGAAGGGTCGCGTCAAAAAGGGCCAGGTGATGAAGGCCGTCGTCGTGCGCACCGCCAAGGGCGTGCGCCGTCCCGACGGCTCGCTGATCCGCTTCGACCGCAACGCCGCGGTGCTGATCAACGCCCAGGGCGAGCCGGTCGGCACCCGTATCTTCGGACCTGTCACGCGCGAGTTGAGAGCCAAGAACCACATGAAGATCGTATCGCTCGCTCCGGAGGTGCTGTGATGGCATCGCTCAAGATCAAGAAGGGCGACCACGTCATCGTGATCGCCGGCCGCGACAAGGGCAAGCACGGCGAAGTCGTCGAGATGCTCCCCAAGGAGGAGCGCGCCATCGTGCGTGGCGTCAACGTCGTGCGCCGCCACCAGAAGCAGACCGCTGCCCAGGAAGGCGGCATCATTTCCAAGGAAGCGCCGATCCACATTTCCAACCTGGCGCTCGAGGATCCGAAGGACGGCAAGCCGACCCGCATCGGCTTCAAGTTCCTCGACGGCGGCAAGAAGGTTCGCTTCGCCAAGCGCTCGGGCGAAGTCATTCCGGAGAGACAGTGAGCCATGGCTGACAAAGAGAAACCGGCGAAGGCCGCTGGCGCCCCCAAGGACGGCGCGCCGCAGAAGGCCAAGGCCCCCAAGGCCCCCAAGGGTGACAAGAAGGCGGCGGCTTCCAAGGAGCCGCGTGCGCCAGCTGCGCCGCGCCCGAAGGACTACAAGCCGCGTATGAAGTCGCACTACGAGAAGGTGGTGCGCGACGCCATGCAGAAGAAGTTCGAATACGCGAACAACATGCAGGTGCCGAGGATCGAGAAGATCGTCCTCAACATGGGCGTCGGCGAGGCCGTCAACGACCGCAAGAAGGTGGAGAGCGCCGCCGGCGATCTCGCCCTCATCGCCGGTCAGCGGCCCGTGCAGACCCGCTCGCGCAAGGCCATCGCCACCTACAAGCTGCGCGAAGGCATGCCGATCGGCGCCAAGGTCACCCTGCGCGGCGACCGCATGTACGAATTCATCGACCGCTTCGTCACCATCGCGCTGCCGCGCGTGAAGGACTTCCGCGGTCTGAACCCGAAGAGCTTCGACGGCCGCGGCAACTACGCCTGCGGTTTGAAGGAGCACATCGTGTTCCCCGAGATCGACTACGACAAGGTCGACCAGATCTGGGGCATGGACATCATCGTGTGTACGTCGGCGCAATCCGACGATGAAGCGCGTGAACTGCTGCGCGGCTTCAATTTCCCGTTCCGCAGCTAGAGGACCTCGGGATCAGCCCGAAAGGCCTTTGGAGGATTTAAATGGCTAAGACGAGTTCGGTAGAGAAGAACAACATGCGGCGGCGTCTCTCGGCCCAGAAGGCCGAGAAGCGCAAGCGCCTGAAGGCGATCGCCAGCGACCTGAAGCGTCCGGCGGAAGAGCGTTTTGCCGCCCGCATCAAGCTGGCCGAGATGCCGCGCAATTCTTCGCCGGTGCGTATCCGCAATCGCTGCGAGCTCACGGGCCGCGCGCGCGGCTACTACCGCAAGCTCAGAATGTGCCGCAACCAGCTTCGCGATCTGGCGAGCCAGGGCCTGATCCCCGGCATGACCAAGTCGAGCTGGTAAGGGAGCAGAACGAATGTCGATAAACGATCCCTTGGGCGACATGCTGACCCGCATCCGCAATGCGCAGATGCGTCGCCGGCCGAAAGTCGTCACTCCGGCTTCCAATATCCGTGCCCGCGTCCTCGACGTGCTCGAGGAGGAAGGCTACATTCGCGGCTACTCGCGCGTCGAACAGAAGGGCGCCCTGCCGACCTTCGAGATCGAGCTCAAGTACTACAACGGGCAGCCCGCGATCCGCGAGATCAAGCGAGTGTCGACGCCGGGCCGGCGTGTGTACTCGCCGGTTCGCGACCTGCCTACCGTCGCCAACGGTCTCGGTGTCGCGATCCTTTCGACGCCGAAGGGCGTGATGTCCGACTCGAAGGCGCGCGAGCAAAACGTGGGCGGAGAGATCCTCTGCAACATCTTCTAATCTGCTGCCCGCGCTAAGCGGGCGGTAGGCAACAGGGTTTTGAAACGACCATGTCACGTATCGGCAAAAGAGCAGTCCCGGTCCCGTCTAACGTGACGGCGACGGTCAGTGGGCGCGAAGT of the Hyphomicrobium album genome contains:
- the rplN gene encoding 50S ribosomal protein L14, with amino-acid sequence MIQMETNLDVADNSGARRVQCIKVLGGSKRKYATVGDVIVVSVKEAIPKGRVKKGQVMKAVVVRTAKGVRRPDGSLIRFDRNAAVLINAQGEPVGTRIFGPVTRELRAKNHMKIVSLAPEVL
- the rplP gene encoding 50S ribosomal protein L16 translates to MLQPKKTKFRKTFKGRIHGAAKGGTDLNFGSHGLKAVEPERVTARQIEAARRAITRHMKRAGRVWIRIFPDVPVTKKPAEVRMGSGKGSIEYWCARVKPGRIMFELDGVPDALAREALVLGAAKLPIKTRIVTRVG
- the rplB gene encoding 50S ribosomal protein L2, translating into MALKTFRPTTPSLRQLVLVDRSQLWKGAPIKVLVEGKSKTGGRNNDGRITMRHIGGGAKRSYRMVDFRRRKFDAPAKVERIEYDPNRTAFIALIKYQDGELAYILAPQRLAVGDQVVSGEKVDVKPGNAMPLAGMPIGTIVHNVELKPGRGGQIARSAGAFVQLVGRDSGWAVLKLNSGETRRVRAECMATIGAVSNPDHSNEVTAKAGRTRWKGTRPTVRSITMNPIDHPNGGRTNGGKHWATPWGKPTKGYKTRKNKSTDKYIIRSRAAKKK
- the tuf gene encoding elongation factor Tu, which encodes MAKAKFERNKPHCNIGTIGHVDHGKTSLTAAITKILAESGKAQYTAYDQIDKAPEERERGITISTAHVEYETDKRHYAHVDCPGHADYVKNMITGAAQMDGAILVVSAADGPMPQTREHILLARQVGVPALVVFLNKVDMVDDAELIELVEMEVRELLSSYQFPGDTIPIVKGSALMALEDKKPELGRNAILELMNAVDASIPQPERPIDQPFLMPIEDVFSISGRGTVVTGRIERGIVKVGEEVEIVGIKDTQKSIVTGVEMFRKLLDQGQAGDNVGCLLRGIDKEAVERGQVLCKPGSVKPHKKFKAEAYILTKEEGGRHTPFFTNYRPQFYFRTTDVTGVVTLPAGTEMVMPGDNVTIDVELITPIAMEEKLRFAIREGGRTVGSGVVAKIVE
- the rpsJ gene encoding 30S ribosomal protein S10, with amino-acid sequence MNGQNIRIRLKAFDHRILDASTREIVNTAKRTGAEVRGPIPLPTRFERFTVNRSPHIDKKSRDQFEMRTHKRLLDIVDPTPQTVDALMKLDLAAGVDVEIKL
- the rplE gene encoding 50S ribosomal protein L5; this translates as MADKEKPAKAAGAPKDGAPQKAKAPKAPKGDKKAAASKEPRAPAAPRPKDYKPRMKSHYEKVVRDAMQKKFEYANNMQVPRIEKIVLNMGVGEAVNDRKKVESAAGDLALIAGQRPVQTRSRKAIATYKLREGMPIGAKVTLRGDRMYEFIDRFVTIALPRVKDFRGLNPKSFDGRGNYACGLKEHIVFPEIDYDKVDQIWGMDIIVCTSAQSDDEARELLRGFNFPFRS
- the rpsH gene encoding 30S ribosomal protein S8, whose amino-acid sequence is MSINDPLGDMLTRIRNAQMRRRPKVVTPASNIRARVLDVLEEEGYIRGYSRVEQKGALPTFEIELKYYNGQPAIREIKRVSTPGRRVYSPVRDLPTVANGLGVAILSTPKGVMSDSKAREQNVGGEILCNIF
- the rplD gene encoding 50S ribosomal protein L4; protein product: MKADVTTLAAAKAGTVDLAEAIFGLKPRPDLIQRMVRYQLAKRRAGTHHAQDRSEVNVTGKKMYKQKGTGGARHGDKSVPQWRGGGKAFGPKPRDHAFELPKKVRALALRHALSAKQAAGELVVLDKAESKEGKTQALRDQFAKLEWTNVLIIDGAELQTDFVRAARNLPNIDVLPVQGINVYDILRRRKLVLTKAAIAALEERFADAVNNHAAEGSKS
- the rpmC gene encoding 50S ribosomal protein L29 — translated: MKADGFRDMTLDQLDDQLQKLKKEQFNLRFQRASGQLENTSRVRSVRRDIARLLTVARSKRAGGGKSAAKE
- the rpsS gene encoding 30S ribosomal protein S19 codes for the protein MTRAVWKGPFVDGYLLKKAEKVRSSGRSEIIKMWSRRSTILPQFVGLTFGVHNGHKHVPVAVTEDMIGHKFGEFAPTRMFHGHGGDKKATKGR
- the rpsC gene encoding 30S ribosomal protein S3: MGQKVNPIGLRVGVNRTWDSRWFAGRGEYGRLLHEDMRMRDHIMQQRRQAGISKVVIERPHKKCRVTVHTARPGVLIGKKGADIEKLRGQLARFTSSEVHLNIVEIRKPEIDAALVAETIAQQLERRVAFRRAMKRSVQSALRLGALGIRINVAGRLGGAEIARTEWYREGRVPLHTLRADIDFGYGIAKTAYGIIGIKVWIFKGEIMEHDPMASEKKNTELQETGGGRPRRDGDRDRGDRGDRGGDRGRERREAAAAAAAPAGDGAEKA
- the rplC gene encoding 50S ribosomal protein L3 translates to MRSGVIAQKVGMTRIFTDAGEHIPVTVLKLDNVQVVGHRTNDKNGYTALQLGAGTRKPSRLTKADRQNFAVAKVEPKRKLVEFRVTPENLIDVGAQITADHFVPGQFVDVTGTNQGKGFQGAMKRWNFGGLRATHGVSLSHRSHGSTGQRQDPGKVFKGKKMAGHMGSERVTTQNLVVVKTDVERGLVMVRGAVPGSKGGWVLVRDAVLKQPHKDAPRPGAFKARGGEAAAEAKEQA
- a CDS encoding 50S ribosomal protein L23; its protein translation is MSKHHSAYDVIVSPVITEKSTLVSEANQVIFNVSPRATKAEIKAAIESLFKVKVKAVNTLVRKGKLKTFRGHRALQSDAKKAIVTLVEGHHIDIATGL
- the rpsN gene encoding 30S ribosomal protein S14 translates to MAKTSSVEKNNMRRRLSAQKAEKRKRLKAIASDLKRPAEERFAARIKLAEMPRNSSPVRIRNRCELTGRARGYYRKLRMCRNQLRDLASQGLIPGMTKSSW
- the rplX gene encoding 50S ribosomal protein L24, giving the protein MASLKIKKGDHVIVIAGRDKGKHGEVVEMLPKEERAIVRGVNVVRRHQKQTAAQEGGIISKEAPIHISNLALEDPKDGKPTRIGFKFLDGGKKVRFAKRSGEVIPERQ
- the rpsQ gene encoding 30S ribosomal protein S17, with protein sequence MPKRVLQGVVVSDKNDKTVVVEVERRYTHPLFKKTVRRTKKYHAHDEKNVFKIGDRVEIVESAPISKNKRWVVLTEAG